One genomic window of Halobellus limi includes the following:
- a CDS encoding glucose 1-dehydrogenase, whose translation MQAIAVENGDDRPVVVEVERPDPAPGEALVRTLRVGVDGTDHEVIAGSHGGPPAGDDHLVLGHEAVGVVEDPGDTRFAEGDVVVPTVRRPPNGPNEYFVRGEPDMAPEGEYHERGIVGKHGFMAEYFTSPEEHLVSVSPSVAERGFLVEPLSVAEKALELATASRSSFTWEPESAIVLGNGSLGLLTLAMLRERSDFDRLYCLGRRDRPDPTIDIIEDLGATYVDSRETPVSEVADEHEPMDFVFEATGYAKHAFETIEALAPNGVGALLGVPGPWEFEIDGGALHEEFVLHNKALVGSVNSNVRHFEAAAETLGSLPEPFLDALVTGVYDLDGFEAAFDDDDTTIKTAVQFSAYEERR comes from the coding sequence ATGCAAGCCATCGCAGTCGAGAACGGGGACGACCGGCCGGTCGTCGTCGAAGTCGAGCGGCCCGACCCCGCCCCCGGCGAAGCGCTCGTCCGAACGCTCCGCGTGGGCGTCGACGGGACCGACCACGAGGTCATCGCCGGGAGCCACGGCGGCCCGCCGGCGGGCGACGACCACCTCGTCCTCGGTCACGAGGCCGTCGGCGTCGTCGAAGACCCCGGCGACACGCGGTTCGCCGAAGGCGACGTCGTCGTTCCGACGGTCCGACGCCCCCCGAACGGCCCCAACGAGTACTTCGTGCGCGGCGAGCCCGATATGGCTCCCGAGGGCGAGTACCACGAGCGGGGCATCGTCGGCAAGCACGGGTTCATGGCCGAGTACTTCACCAGTCCCGAGGAGCATCTGGTGTCGGTCTCTCCCTCGGTCGCAGAGCGGGGGTTCCTCGTCGAACCCCTCTCGGTCGCCGAGAAGGCGCTCGAACTCGCGACCGCCTCCCGGTCGTCGTTCACGTGGGAGCCCGAATCCGCGATCGTCCTCGGAAACGGGAGCCTCGGCCTCCTGACGCTCGCGATGCTCCGGGAGCGTTCGGACTTCGACCGCCTCTACTGTCTCGGCCGCCGCGACCGTCCGGACCCGACGATAGACATCATCGAGGACCTGGGCGCGACGTACGTCGACTCCCGAGAGACGCCGGTCTCGGAGGTCGCAGACGAGCACGAACCGATGGACTTCGTCTTCGAGGCGACGGGCTACGCGAAGCACGCCTTCGAGACGATCGAGGCGCTCGCGCCGAACGGCGTCGGGGCGCTCCTCGGCGTTCCCGGACCCTGGGAGTTCGAGATCGACGGCGGCGCGCTCCACGAGGAGTTCGTGTTGCACAACAAGGCGCTCGTCGGGAGCGTCAACTCGAACGTGCGGCACTTCGAGGCGGCCGCGGAGACGCTCGGTTCGCTCCCGGAGCCGTTCCTCGACGCGCTGGTCACCGGCGTGTACGATCTCGACGGATTCGAGGCGGCGTTCGACGACGACGACACCACTATAAAAACCGCCGTCCAATTCAGCGCGTATGAAGAACGTCGATGA
- a CDS encoding Mur ligase: MGLFDRSLSYGGRLLRGSTLRDRLRSFFGRGSEHRELLEEADVRIGVSGIRGKSSTAKQLGGILADRGYDTYTKITGDHPTSYHNGRKIPIQRRGPRVTLYENLNLVREFLPQLAITSHDDAVVMENQAITEYTMRMVNEQFLRPDLLVFCNVRQDHNDTLGKRRQTIARSFARSVPEGCHVISGEQHGVIHEYLESEITARGGTIEQVDVPDRHRDLIGSETIHALNHVLGYLDEPPLPDSELQSMLDAIQPEWTELPGGRVFNAAKVNEIESTELFRRQLVGTGDDAEPVCPFVFLRRDRRGRTASFVQYVDILAERGLIDRVHLGGAYTGVFARRVDVPATEHDTDEAAAGDVLDRLLGTEQPVMFMANTVHPFMRDLADEVTERERGGPAPLPEY, translated from the coding sequence ATGGGGCTGTTCGACCGATCCCTCTCGTACGGCGGACGGCTGCTTCGCGGCTCGACGCTTCGAGACCGCCTGCGATCGTTCTTTGGCCGTGGATCGGAACACCGTGAGCTCCTCGAAGAGGCGGACGTCCGGATCGGCGTGTCGGGCATCCGCGGGAAGTCGTCGACGGCGAAGCAACTGGGTGGGATCCTCGCCGACCGCGGATACGACACGTACACGAAGATCACGGGCGACCACCCGACCTCCTATCACAACGGGCGGAAGATCCCGATCCAGCGTCGCGGTCCGCGGGTGACGCTGTATGAGAACCTCAACCTCGTTCGCGAGTTCCTCCCGCAACTGGCGATCACGAGCCACGACGACGCCGTCGTGATGGAGAACCAGGCGATCACCGAGTACACGATGCGGATGGTCAACGAGCAGTTCCTCAGACCGGACCTGCTGGTGTTCTGCAACGTCCGGCAGGACCACAACGACACCTTGGGCAAGCGCCGCCAGACGATCGCCCGCTCGTTCGCTCGATCGGTCCCGGAGGGGTGTCACGTCATCAGCGGCGAACAACACGGAGTCATTCACGAGTACCTCGAATCGGAGATCACCGCACGGGGCGGGACGATCGAACAGGTCGACGTGCCGGATCGCCACCGCGACCTCATCGGCTCGGAGACGATACACGCCCTGAACCACGTGCTCGGATATCTCGACGAGCCGCCGCTTCCGGACTCCGAACTCCAGTCGATGCTCGACGCGATCCAGCCGGAGTGGACGGAACTCCCCGGCGGCCGCGTGTTCAACGCGGCGAAGGTCAACGAGATCGAGAGCACGGAGCTCTTTCGCCGACAGCTGGTCGGGACGGGCGACGACGCGGAACCGGTCTGTCCGTTCGTCTTCCTCCGTCGCGACCGACGCGGGCGGACCGCCTCCTTCGTCCAGTACGTCGACATCCTCGCCGAGCGGGGGCTCATCGATCGCGTGCACCTCGGCGGGGCCTACACCGGCGTGTTCGCCCGTCGCGTCGACGTCCCGGCGACGGAACACGACACGGACGAGGCGGCAGCGGGCGACGTGCTGGATCGACTCCTCGGAACGGAACAGCCGGTGATGTTTATGGCCAACACCGTCCACCCGTTCATGCGCGACCTGGCCGACGAGGTCACAGAGCGGGAGCGCGGCGGGCCGGCGCCGTTGCCGGAGTATTAG
- the purH gene encoding bifunctional phosphoribosylaminoimidazolecarboxamide formyltransferase/IMP cyclohydrolase gives MTKVAGLASNRGRNLRHIDDRRPGGAELAVVLANHEGAPILDAATERGIPTEVVPRADGESRESHERRILDALSSYDFDLVCLDGYMRVLTETFLDATPTTLNVHPSLLPAFPGDDAHEQVLDAGVSVTGCTVHVVTEEVDAGPIVTQESVPVYADDDADSLKTRVLHDAEFTAYPRAVRWFAQGRLRVDERETDEGSELTVSVDGDDGGDFPERRVISDDRSAELRYGENPHQDAAVYADAATDEASVVDAPQLNEGAKGLSYNNYNDADAALNLIKEFDEPAAAVIKHTNPAGCATADTLSQAYVDALATDPMSAFGGIVALNRACDAATAEEIVDSFKEVVVAPGYTDAALDVLCEKDDLRVLDVGDLDDRTDRLTEKPLVGGRLVQERDLWAPTRDDVEVVTETEPTEEQLETMLFAWKVLKHVKSNGIVFAEGTETVGVGMGQVSRVDAVKLAAMKAESDAEGKSAEGAVMASDAFFPFPDAVEEAAESGVEAVIQPGGSVNDEDVVAACDERGIPMVFTGRRCFRHD, from the coding sequence ATGACCAAGGTTGCCGGCCTGGCGAGCAATCGCGGACGGAATCTCCGACACATCGACGACAGGCGCCCCGGCGGTGCGGAACTCGCGGTCGTCCTCGCGAACCACGAGGGAGCCCCGATCCTCGACGCCGCGACGGAGCGCGGCATCCCGACGGAGGTCGTCCCGCGAGCGGACGGCGAGTCGCGGGAGTCCCACGAGCGGCGAATCCTCGACGCCCTGTCCAGTTACGACTTCGACCTCGTCTGTCTGGACGGCTATATGCGCGTCCTCACGGAGACGTTTCTGGACGCGACGCCGACGACGCTCAACGTCCACCCCTCCTTGCTCCCCGCGTTCCCCGGCGACGACGCCCACGAGCAGGTCCTCGACGCCGGCGTCAGCGTCACGGGCTGTACCGTCCACGTCGTCACCGAGGAGGTCGACGCGGGGCCGATCGTGACCCAGGAGTCGGTGCCCGTCTACGCCGACGACGACGCCGACTCGCTGAAGACCCGCGTGCTCCACGACGCGGAGTTCACCGCGTATCCGCGCGCCGTGCGGTGGTTCGCTCAGGGTCGACTCCGCGTCGACGAGCGCGAGACCGACGAGGGCTCGGAACTCACGGTGTCCGTCGACGGCGACGACGGCGGCGACTTCCCGGAGCGGCGCGTCATCTCCGACGACCGATCCGCGGAACTCCGCTACGGCGAGAACCCCCATCAGGACGCCGCGGTCTACGCCGACGCGGCCACCGACGAGGCGAGCGTCGTCGACGCGCCGCAGTTGAACGAGGGCGCGAAGGGGCTGTCGTACAACAACTACAACGACGCCGACGCCGCGTTGAACCTCATCAAGGAGTTCGACGAGCCGGCCGCGGCGGTGATCAAACACACGAACCCCGCGGGCTGTGCGACGGCCGATACCCTGTCTCAGGCCTACGTCGACGCGCTCGCGACCGACCCGATGAGCGCCTTCGGGGGCATCGTCGCGCTGAACCGCGCGTGCGACGCCGCGACGGCCGAAGAGATCGTCGACTCGTTCAAGGAGGTCGTCGTCGCGCCGGGCTACACGGACGCCGCGCTCGACGTCCTCTGTGAGAAGGACGACCTGCGCGTCCTCGACGTCGGCGACCTGGACGATCGGACGGACCGACTGACGGAGAAGCCGCTCGTCGGCGGCCGACTCGTCCAGGAGCGCGACCTCTGGGCGCCGACCCGCGACGACGTCGAGGTCGTCACCGAGACCGAGCCGACAGAGGAACAGTTAGAGACGATGCTGTTCGCCTGGAAGGTGCTGAAACACGTCAAGTCGAACGGCATCGTGTTCGCCGAGGGAACCGAGACCGTCGGCGTCGGGATGGGCCAGGTCTCCAGGGTCGACGCCGTCAAACTGGCCGCGATGAAGGCCGAATCGGACGCCGAGGGCAAGAGCGCGGAGGGCGCGGTGATGGCCTCCGACGCCTTCTTCCCGTTCCCCGACGCCGTCGAGGAGGCCGCCGAGTCCGGCGTCGAGGCCGTCATCCAGCCCGGTGGCTCGGTGAACGACGAGGACGTCGTCGCCGCCTGCGACGAGCGCGGGATTCCGATGGTGTTCACCGGGCGGCGGTGTTTCCGTCACGACTGA
- a CDS encoding helix-turn-helix transcriptional regulator, protein MSAGAAEADLSGDELEALELIRETGGIHQSDFWKELDISSRKGSRIAEKLADLGLIEREKTVYDGHNTYHLEPAPRDLDFSLLMAGDMLSPFIGEEEVNHNSDAFSQWLMNLAYEEY, encoded by the coding sequence ATGAGCGCAGGCGCTGCCGAAGCAGACCTCTCGGGGGACGAACTCGAAGCACTGGAACTCATCCGAGAGACGGGTGGCATCCACCAGAGCGACTTCTGGAAGGAACTCGACATCTCCTCGCGAAAGGGGAGTCGAATCGCCGAGAAGCTCGCGGACCTCGGCCTCATCGAACGTGAGAAGACGGTCTACGACGGTCACAACACCTACCACCTCGAACCCGCGCCGCGCGATCTGGACTTCTCGCTTCTGATGGCGGGCGATATGCTGTCGCCGTTCATCGGCGAGGAGGAGGTCAACCACAACAGCGACGCGTTCTCCCAGTGGCTGATGAACCTCGCCTACGAGGAGTACTGA
- a CDS encoding poly-gamma-glutamate biosynthesis protein PgsC/CapC, giving the protein MIVASILSIIGFVLTAAVTQTKGLRLGGAILVPTLVVYALKDFTTLPVFVLSTAVAYFILWQAKERTLVYGRDEFLVALAGGALVPMIGYFALVTFWPAVLEVNPLVFVGSILPGLAAYNVAQTKPEYRRQDLLYTAGLIVGLVLLGGVLIAPPTARAVGDLTPLILFAETSDVATLRDAVVAGYLAPNIDVRSTIVLFFLVGMALSELVRREFGIRIGIISMALLALFSLVSRWLLVLFLLSFAVSLAAVWLIHLSTLLYGRVLLSLGCGVGSVAALLLALELPIIRGFSALFVGVIAGVMAYAIHTTPPRERRQQPFLAVGTFLGMLLLIRAVVDPFRRGLLQEFTAIHVAVAGLTIVACLAIAYRLRIPKPDDEDVLSASVLSGGEG; this is encoded by the coding sequence GTGATCGTTGCGAGCATTCTCTCCATCATCGGATTCGTTCTGACCGCCGCGGTGACACAGACCAAGGGACTTCGACTCGGCGGCGCCATCCTCGTTCCGACCCTCGTGGTTTACGCGCTCAAGGACTTCACCACGCTGCCGGTATTCGTCCTGAGCACCGCCGTCGCGTACTTCATCCTGTGGCAGGCGAAAGAGCGGACCCTCGTCTACGGCCGCGACGAGTTCCTCGTCGCGCTCGCCGGCGGGGCCCTCGTCCCGATGATCGGGTACTTCGCGCTCGTGACGTTCTGGCCCGCCGTTCTCGAAGTCAATCCGCTCGTCTTCGTGGGGAGCATCCTCCCGGGGCTGGCCGCTTACAACGTCGCCCAGACGAAACCGGAGTACCGGCGCCAGGACCTGCTGTACACGGCGGGGCTCATCGTCGGCCTCGTGCTACTGGGCGGCGTCCTGATCGCTCCGCCGACCGCCCGCGCCGTCGGTGATCTGACGCCGCTCATCCTCTTTGCGGAGACGTCCGACGTCGCCACCCTCAGGGACGCCGTCGTGGCGGGATACCTGGCTCCGAACATCGACGTCCGATCGACCATCGTGCTGTTCTTCCTCGTCGGGATGGCGCTCTCGGAACTCGTCCGCCGGGAGTTCGGGATCCGGATCGGGATCATCTCGATGGCGCTGCTCGCGCTGTTCTCGCTGGTCAGCCGCTGGCTGTTGGTCCTGTTTCTCCTGTCGTTCGCCGTCTCCCTCGCCGCCGTCTGGCTCATACACCTCAGTACCCTGCTGTACGGGCGCGTGCTGTTGAGTCTCGGCTGTGGGGTCGGATCCGTCGCGGCGCTGCTCCTCGCGCTGGAACTGCCGATCATCCGCGGGTTCTCCGCGCTCTTCGTCGGCGTCATCGCCGGCGTGATGGCGTACGCAATACACACGACTCCACCGCGGGAACGACGCCAGCAACCGTTCCTCGCGGTCGGGACGTTCCTCGGGATGTTGCTCCTCATCCGCGCAGTCGTCGACCCCTTCAGACGGGGGCTGCTTCAGGAGTTCACCGCGATCCACGTCGCGGTCGCAGGTCTCACTATCGTCGCGTGTCTCGCGATCGCCTATCGGCTCCGGATCCCGAAACCGGACGACGAAGACGTCCTCTCGGCGTCGGTCCTCTCCGGGGGTGAGGGCTGA
- the gfcR gene encoding transcriptional regulator GfcR, with amino-acid sequence MKNVDDLIASASELAERGLSKGEIADELNVSRETASWLVERSGSSYESEPEPVSPTGDSSGPHDIHVDWSAVGRDSSRLTHIGRAMADLLVKEGEEVDLTIGIEKAGAPLATTVSMELDTDLGSYAPAKHQWEEGDIDELGGSFSRNFAQIRDRECYVVDDTITSGTTMRETIESIREEGGDPVACVVIVDKQGVDEIEGVPVYSLIDVVRVGSD; translated from the coding sequence ATGAAGAACGTCGATGACCTCATCGCGAGCGCCTCCGAACTCGCCGAACGCGGCCTGTCGAAAGGCGAGATCGCGGACGAACTGAACGTCTCCCGAGAGACCGCGAGTTGGCTCGTTGAGCGCAGCGGCTCCAGTTACGAGAGCGAGCCCGAACCGGTCAGTCCAACCGGCGACAGCAGCGGACCGCACGACATCCACGTCGACTGGAGCGCCGTCGGTCGCGATTCGAGTCGTCTCACGCACATCGGGCGGGCGATGGCCGACCTCCTGGTGAAAGAGGGCGAGGAGGTCGATTTGACGATCGGCATCGAGAAGGCCGGCGCACCGCTCGCGACGACCGTCTCGATGGAACTGGACACGGATCTCGGCTCCTATGCGCCCGCGAAGCACCAGTGGGAGGAGGGCGACATCGACGAGCTCGGCGGGTCGTTCTCGCGGAACTTCGCGCAGATCAGAGACCGAGAGTGCTACGTCGTCGACGACACCATCACCTCGGGGACGACGATGCGGGAGACGATCGAGTCGATTCGTGAGGAGGGCGGTGACCCCGTCGCCTGCGTCGTCATCGTCGACAAACAGGGCGTCGACGAGATCGAGGGCGTGCCGGTGTACTCGCTCATCGACGTCGTCCGCGTCGGCAGCGACTGA
- the purB gene encoding adenylosuccinate lyase → MDDLSRSDPLAAVSPLDGRYAGRTEPLVPYASEAALMRARLRVEVEYLLALADLDAVALSLSETERDDLRAVVGDFDGDDARLVKRLETEGAAGFNATNHDVKAVEYFLRTETDERVHPWIHFGLTSEDVNNLAHRLLAKPAVEDVLVPALGDVRDELVDLAHEYRDTPMLARTHGQPATPTTFGKEMAVYAARLGTAIGRVVDAADGLSGKLAGASGTYAAHVAAYPDVDWRAFSRSFVSDLGLEHTALSTQVNPCDDLATLFDALRGVNNVLLDLDRDVWLYVSDRYLGQEAEEGETGSSTMPHKVNPIDFENSEGNLSKANSDLTFLADYVTTSRLQRDLSDSTVKRNVGAAFAHCLIGYGKTETGLGKVVPNEVVMREELEARPELIGEAVQTILRREGDTEAYERVKALTRGRDVTLDDFYDLFDDLDVDEPVREELRSLSPATYVGVGDELVDEIGE, encoded by the coding sequence ATGGACGACCTCTCCCGTTCCGATCCGCTCGCGGCGGTCTCGCCGCTGGACGGCCGGTACGCCGGTCGCACCGAACCCCTCGTCCCGTACGCCAGCGAGGCGGCGCTGATGCGGGCGCGACTCCGCGTCGAGGTGGAATACCTGCTCGCGCTGGCCGACCTCGATGCGGTCGCGCTGTCGCTCTCGGAGACCGAACGCGACGACCTCCGCGCGGTCGTCGGGGACTTCGACGGCGACGACGCCCGGCTCGTCAAACGCCTGGAGACCGAGGGCGCGGCGGGCTTCAACGCGACCAACCACGACGTGAAGGCCGTCGAGTACTTCCTGCGGACCGAGACAGACGAACGGGTCCACCCGTGGATCCACTTCGGACTCACTTCGGAGGACGTGAACAACCTCGCGCACCGGCTCCTCGCGAAGCCGGCCGTCGAGGACGTCCTGGTGCCCGCGCTCGGCGACGTCCGCGACGAACTCGTCGATCTCGCCCACGAGTACCGGGACACGCCGATGCTCGCGCGGACGCACGGCCAGCCCGCGACGCCGACGACGTTCGGCAAGGAGATGGCCGTCTACGCGGCGCGTCTCGGGACCGCGATAGGCCGCGTCGTCGACGCCGCCGACGGCCTCTCGGGGAAACTCGCCGGCGCGTCCGGGACGTATGCGGCCCACGTCGCGGCCTATCCCGACGTCGACTGGCGCGCGTTCTCCCGCTCGTTCGTCTCCGACCTGGGACTGGAACACACCGCCCTCTCGACGCAGGTGAACCCCTGCGACGACCTCGCGACGCTGTTCGACGCGCTCCGCGGCGTCAACAACGTTCTCCTCGACCTCGATCGCGACGTCTGGCTCTACGTCTCCGATCGCTACCTCGGCCAGGAGGCCGAAGAGGGCGAGACGGGCTCTTCGACGATGCCGCACAAGGTGAACCCGATCGACTTCGAGAACAGCGAGGGAAACCTCTCGAAGGCCAACTCGGACCTGACGTTCCTCGCGGACTACGTCACCACCTCGCGGCTCCAGCGGGACCTCTCGGACTCGACGGTGAAGCGGAACGTCGGCGCCGCGTTCGCTCACTGCCTGATCGGATACGGCAAGACCGAGACCGGGTTGGGGAAGGTCGTCCCCAACGAGGTCGTGATGCGCGAGGAACTGGAGGCCCGCCCGGAACTCATCGGCGAGGCCGTCCAGACGATTCTCCGCCGCGAGGGCGACACCGAGGCCTACGAGCGAGTCAAGGCGCTCACGCGCGGTCGCGACGTGACGCTCGACGATTTCTACGACCTCTTCGACGATCTCGACGTCGACGAGCCCGTGAGAGAGGAACTCCGCTCGCTCTCGCCCGCGACGTACGTCGGCGTCGGCGACGAACTCGTCGACGAGATCGGCGAGTGA
- a CDS encoding DUF7110 family protein translates to MSGRVYRLHSTLELPLEEVEEYLNGDPELPPEVTDVEVTRRNNTLILKAVAAEDNLSKYTPTAQLKASITENRVYEEEPPRAGAPRWEEEEEEIPSELVEFACFKGDRETVLQNTALQYPMFLVLREIALLAEKGTLTAITEVDGELTAHRIVEGEERPASIEVVENPSKNDNGSGGVNWRDNKFISD, encoded by the coding sequence ATGTCAGGCCGCGTATACCGACTTCACTCGACACTGGAATTGCCCCTCGAAGAGGTCGAAGAGTACCTGAACGGTGACCCGGAACTGCCGCCCGAGGTCACGGACGTCGAGGTGACCCGTCGGAACAACACGCTCATCCTGAAGGCCGTCGCGGCCGAGGACAACCTGAGCAAGTACACCCCGACGGCGCAGCTGAAAGCCAGCATCACGGAGAACCGCGTCTACGAAGAGGAACCGCCCCGAGCGGGCGCGCCCCGCTGGGAGGAAGAAGAAGAGGAGATCCCCTCCGAACTCGTCGAGTTCGCCTGCTTCAAGGGCGACCGCGAGACCGTCTTACAGAACACCGCGCTGCAGTACCCGATGTTCCTGGTCCTGCGCGAGATCGCGCTGCTCGCGGAGAAGGGGACGCTCACCGCGATCACCGAGGTCGACGGCGAACTCACCGCCCACCGGATCGTCGAGGGCGAAGAGCGCCCCGCGAGCATCGAGGTCGTCGAGAACCCCTCGAAGAACGACAACGGCTCCGGCGGCGTGAACTGGCGCGACAACAAGTTCATCTCGGACTGA
- a CDS encoding glutaredoxin family protein gives MTFQPGTDLSEEEVQARVDEAIESNDVVLFMKGNRLMPQCGYSQRAVNLISQYVEEFETVDVLPALDGYRSALESHSGWETIPQTFVDGEFVGGSDILAELDERDELEETLRA, from the coding sequence ATGACGTTCCAGCCCGGTACGGATCTGAGCGAAGAGGAGGTACAGGCGCGCGTCGACGAGGCGATCGAGTCGAACGACGTCGTCCTGTTCATGAAGGGGAACCGGCTGATGCCCCAGTGCGGCTACTCCCAGCGCGCGGTGAACCTCATCTCCCAGTACGTCGAGGAGTTCGAGACGGTCGACGTCCTGCCCGCGCTCGACGGGTACCGGAGCGCGCTCGAATCTCACAGCGGGTGGGAGACGATCCCGCAGACGTTCGTCGACGGCGAGTTCGTCGGCGGCAGCGACATCTTAGCGGAACTCGACGAGCGAGACGAACTGGAGGAGACGCTGCGGGCGTAA
- a CDS encoding universal stress protein encodes MYEHVLVPTDGSDGTMQALEHALDIASTREATIHALSVVDRRLYLAAGEDQKEELKETMQADAQTAVDRVADAAAEAGVECTTTVRDGIPYRAILEYADENGMDLIVMGTHGRSGRDKLANLGSVTERVVENTDTPIMVVRMTDE; translated from the coding sequence ATGTACGAGCACGTACTCGTTCCCACCGACGGCAGCGACGGCACGATGCAGGCGCTCGAACACGCACTCGACATCGCGTCGACGCGGGAGGCGACGATCCACGCGCTCTCGGTCGTCGACAGGCGACTCTACCTGGCCGCGGGCGAGGACCAGAAGGAGGAACTCAAAGAGACGATGCAGGCGGACGCGCAGACGGCGGTCGACCGCGTCGCCGACGCGGCGGCCGAGGCCGGCGTCGAGTGCACGACGACGGTTCGCGACGGGATCCCCTATCGGGCGATCCTCGAGTACGCCGACGAGAACGGGATGGACCTGATCGTGATGGGAACGCACGGTCGCTCCGGCCGTGACAAACTCGCGAACCTCGGCAGCGTCACAGAGCGCGTCGTCGAGAACACCGACACGCCGATCATGGTCGTCCGGATGACCGACGAGTAG
- the psmA gene encoding archaeal proteasome endopeptidase complex subunit alpha produces the protein MQGQAQQQAYDRGITIFSPDGRLYQVEYAREAVKRGTASVGVRTAEGVVLAADKRSRSPLMEPTSVEKIHKADDHAGIASAGHVADARQLIDFARRQAQVNRLRYGEAVGIETLTKNVTDHIQQYTQVGGARPFGVALLIGGVENGEPRLYETDPSGTPYEWKAVSIGADRSDLQEHLEENYEDDLTLDEGVGLALRTIASANDDELAADGVDVATITTESEAFVELTNDEISTYIADNDLEPSEEDDEDGDDE, from the coding sequence ATGCAGGGACAAGCCCAACAGCAGGCATACGACCGTGGAATCACGATCTTCTCGCCCGACGGTCGCCTCTACCAGGTGGAGTACGCCCGGGAGGCGGTGAAGCGAGGGACCGCGAGCGTCGGGGTCCGAACAGCCGAGGGAGTCGTCCTCGCGGCCGACAAGCGCTCGCGCTCTCCGCTCATGGAGCCGACGAGCGTCGAGAAGATCCACAAGGCCGACGACCACGCCGGGATCGCCTCGGCGGGCCACGTCGCCGACGCCCGACAGCTCATCGACTTCGCGCGGCGACAGGCGCAGGTCAACCGGCTCCGCTACGGCGAGGCGGTCGGCATCGAGACGCTGACGAAGAACGTCACCGACCACATCCAGCAGTACACCCAGGTCGGCGGCGCGCGCCCGTTCGGCGTCGCGCTGCTCATCGGCGGCGTCGAGAACGGCGAACCGCGCCTCTACGAGACCGACCCCTCGGGGACGCCCTACGAGTGGAAGGCCGTCTCGATCGGCGCGGACCGGAGCGACCTCCAGGAACACCTCGAAGAGAACTACGAGGACGACCTGACGCTCGATGAGGGCGTCGGACTGGCGCTCCGGACCATCGCTTCGGCGAACGACGACGAACTCGCCGCCGACGGCGTCGACGTCGCGACGATCACCACCGAATCGGAGGCGTTCGTCGAACTCACGAACGACGAGATATCGACCTACATCGCCGACAACGACCTCGAACCGTCCGAGGAGGACGACGAGGACGGCGACGACGAATAA
- a CDS encoding NRDE family protein: MCTLTLAWRIFEDAPVVVAANRDELLDRESEPPAVRGGDPSFVAPRDAAAGGTWIGYNEAGVFAGITNRWVDVPDGGERSRGLLVRDVLQTESSVEARELIEDAVATDTYDGFNLVVAERAVSGRDEPAAYLFEWDGDLRVRELEPGVHVVVNVGVNGESLDSARPERAGEQAENAERVREELIPRPGESASDWRDRAADVLGDHEYGVCIHNPERGFGTRSSSLLTLYDDGDADFRFADGPPCETAFRPVESQI; this comes from the coding sequence GTGTGCACACTGACACTCGCCTGGCGGATCTTCGAGGACGCGCCGGTCGTCGTCGCGGCCAACCGCGACGAGCTGCTGGACCGTGAGTCGGAACCCCCCGCCGTCCGGGGGGGCGACCCGTCGTTCGTCGCGCCGCGCGACGCCGCGGCCGGGGGCACGTGGATCGGCTACAACGAGGCGGGCGTCTTCGCCGGGATCACGAACCGCTGGGTGGACGTCCCCGACGGCGGCGAGCGCTCACGGGGACTGCTGGTTCGGGACGTCCTGCAGACCGAGAGTTCCGTCGAGGCCCGCGAACTGATCGAAGACGCCGTCGCGACGGACACCTACGACGGGTTCAACCTCGTCGTCGCCGAGCGGGCGGTCAGCGGTCGAGACGAACCGGCCGCGTACCTCTTCGAGTGGGACGGCGACCTCCGCGTTCGCGAACTCGAACCGGGCGTCCACGTCGTCGTGAACGTCGGCGTGAACGGCGAGTCTCTCGACTCGGCGCGTCCGGAACGGGCGGGCGAACAGGCCGAAAACGCCGAACGCGTCCGCGAGGAGCTGATCCCGCGTCCCGGCGAATCCGCGTCGGACTGGCGCGATCGCGCCGCCGACGTCCTCGGAGACCACGAGTACGGCGTCTGTATTCACAACCCCGAGCGGGGGTTCGGCACGCGGTCGTCCTCGCTTCTCACGCTCTACGACGACGGCGACGCCGACTTCCGGTTCGCCGACGGCCCGCCGTGTGAGACCGCGTTCCGGCCGGTCGAAAGCCAAATTTAA